From the Theileria equi strain WA chromosome 4 map unlocalized gcontig_1105316255041, whole genome shotgun sequence genome, one window contains:
- a CDS encoding hypothetical protein (encoded by transcript BEWA_048500A), producing the protein MTTLIDISRKCNGSCTCYVNQDKDVKATRNDSDAQLGKYGCCTHISKDKKLALYWRNINLETTSGIPFTQLESVTTYYHKHYEPGTSIKRPLIIKVETNAGNTLWYENAEHHVNKKWRKIGETNYYKSNSELRETLTQVACRLYGYHQIDIHYIGKYRYKCLICGEHVTGEIKPKNSPGSTTGYTKYTHGEITEKSILTHNGNKITYKRRGNGEVYYIPIPINDPANIKNISAYYWEEDKKCENPLLIEIGLNNGDIPFWFENIRELDGENDKWRQLGRQESTSLFRYGIELQTRLDILNCNINGVVHIKFGVTKCHSYNSIKHKNRIDSVFTRTLETSLISSYEYTPSDDSRNEPFVVSKFFCGGIEQSFPVDALPLREVKNLIYYMSPCDISNPFLVYAKSNGDNKWFKRTNRDIWENCVEFSNKTPEKANNEIITLFNKLKASLGISECLNTVHSYSSGVKLDINEIPTRGERNKIYKDRNASIIVTKTERDPKYRFFKNTHTSTKIPFVLDYYTQGRDRIGGKKIPNAENVAVYFWDGAPTNPILIGVTTENGHPKTKYYGKRSTNSQYWMLEPVERMSEQQALDHQNCKLNNTIPFDIQDPLLFSASNSNCLNTKAQVISSNGSRQIGKDDKYLIEYYKINKHNVKISRATYKTEDTTVIPPNTPVSQIKLYYWGRGPSEPLMVEFRHNNGRYSTWFERLTHTGTVWEPINEKDSEAFYSESPKLDATPQFINRLDKVSCTINRAVNIDISKKDVKYCHNKCLNKRIYSKRVNSEIPNYIIYEHTSAINGQDRFMISSIYNDTTKQDIGNLGLNLYDVEKLTVFFPTCNERVPIVIRIEHMVGPRKEEKWLERISNDSWRDVTRDFKGKADDITALKNLLESIKDTTRVCNQPHLPSPQYINPRLGTALTLDNETIDVRLKNDIGGDELDFGDEEYYEVSNEDKLEIPTLSALKSPPNGITINVKKKPSGGDSGTYILPDGQVVKLEKSEDPKGSGFWKFTHTKNGEKSFKVDKVEYDNKIIDTSKLPILDNKIEYLSVWYWRHNGMLNPLLIEVMIENGEYIHIKNLGDNNWVKHTRDRSEEKSQFQGESLEKELDDLNCKHNDAVTLDLSHKKSEGLSKKYSSSENDNRYCCLYHNGPSSKRVSVKEQRVYCTQNNHHPIPVPYFKHDVSNVDKVRLAKIKYYLNGANNTDRKRVTLSEYPFPIDGPLTVSVFYCKDKDPVLIYLDYNGKKDAKGWYKKDTLNGDDVPWIKVTNELSGKSPDDIKNCSDERFKALVKELSSFGCKYGQCPEFTKSSLPESVGGPSATVHEPHAVNDDKSGGYLGEGYLKTLVNLGIMGSVVASAVGTETLRTTLGLAKEVIDALPTTDIHTGQHEQSPESSDNQSHAHEDIDTKDVPGGKFQTSSTISNNYDWLPHWNSLTKRLSGSLLPSQIIKSQDSSKANHESASPDPQLDTIPSVQNTPSGSVGGQSPALSGDGDRGADGGTTGEVPHAESGGRGSDSTAQGGAGTSDSEKGDPGKPAEKVEVAGVAKSTENPQTSSSSNQGSHPEEPPKELATDQGRAETLATSGADTATPTQQTTPSANPADKEAQPGQVSAPKAGTAPKKPESLVATTGGVLVGYIIPSVFGGSGAAGLAGWKLYNRYKGDPWVRQI; encoded by the coding sequence atgactACACTAATTGATATTTCTAGGAAGTGTAATGGATCATGCACGTGCTACGTAAACCAGGACAAAGATGTAAAAGCTACAAGAAATGATAGTGATGCTCAACTAGGTAAATATGGATGCTGTACCCATATTTCCAAGGATAAGAAGCTTGCACTGTACTGGAGAAATATTAATCTTGAGACAACAAGTGGCATTCCGTTCACCCAGCTGGAATCTGTAACAACATATTATCACAAACATTATGAACCAGGAACTAGTATTAAGAGACCCCTTATCATAAAGGTTGAAACAAATGCAGGAAATACACtttggtatgaaaatgcTGAGCATCATGTTaataaaaaatggaggaaaatTGGTGAGACAAATTATTACAAATCAAATTCTGAATTGAGGGAAACATTGACTCAGGTTGCATGTAGGCTGTACGGATATCATCAAATAGATATACACTATATTGGAAAATACAGGTATAAGTGTCTTATTTGTGGTGAGCATGTCACTGGAGAAATTAAACCGAAAAATTCTCCAGGGAGTACCACCGGATATACGAAATATACACATGGCGAAATAACAGAAAAGTCAATTCTCACCCATAATGGTAATAAAATAACCTATAAACGAAGAGGTAATGGAGAGGTATACTATATTCCCATTCCAATTAACGATCCAgcaaatattaaaaatatatcagcttattactgggaAGAGGATAAGAAGTGTGAAAACCCTCTATTAATAGAAATAGGATTAAATAATGGTGATATTCCATTCTGGTTCGAAAATATTAGAGAATTAGATGGggaaaatgataaatggagACAATTGGGTCGACAAGAATCTACTTCACTCTTTAGGTATGGGATCGAACTCCAGACAAGGTTGGATATTCTCAACTGTAATATTAATGGAGTGGTTCACATAAAATTTGGAGTTACTAAATGCCATAGTTACAACAGTATTAAACACAAAAATAGGATCGATAGTGTATTTACCAGGACCTTGGAAACATCTCTTATTTCTTCTTACGAGTACACTCCAAGTGATGACTCCAGAAATGAGCCATTCGTAGTATCTAAGTTTTTTTGTGGTGGTATTGAGCAGAGTTTCCCAGTGGATGCCCTTCCTCTAAGAGAAGTTAAAAACCTCATTTACTATATGTCTCCTTGTGACATCTCTAATCCGTTTCTAGTATATGCAAAATCAAATGGTGACAACAAGTGGTTTAAAAGAACTAATAGAGATATATGGGAAAATTGTGTAGAGTTCTCTAATAAGACTCCTGAAAAGGCCAATAATGAAATTATAACGCTTTTTAACAAACTTAAAGCAAGTTTAGGAATAAGTGAATGTCTTAATACTGTGCACAGTTATAGCTCCGGTGTTAAACTCGATATTAATGAAATTCCAACTCGGGGGGAACGtaataaaatatacaaagaTAGGAATGCATCTATTATTGTTACAAAGACGGAGAGAGATCCAAAATATAGATTTTTTAAGAATACTCATACTTCCACTAAAATTCCCTTTGTTTTAGACTATTATACACAAGGTAGAGATAGAATAGGAGGTAAAAAGATCCCCAATGCCGAAAATGTAGCTGTATACTTTTGGGATGGAGCTCCAACTAATCCTATCCTAATTGGAGTTACCACCGAGAATGGTCACCCCAAAACCAAGTACTACGGGAAAAGGAGTACGAATAGTCAATATTGGATGTTGGAACCTGTTGAACGTATGAGCGAACAACAGGCGCTAGATCACCAAAACTGTAAACTTAATAACACCATACCGTTCGACATTCAAGACCCATTATTATTTTCTGCGAGCAACTCTAATTGTTTAAATACAAAGGCACAGGTAATATCTAGTAATGGTTCCAGACAAAttggaaaagatgataaGTATTTGATAGAATACTACAAGATTAATAAACATAATGTCAAAATTTCTAGAGCTACATACAAGACCGAAGATACCACCGTTATTCCACCAAATACACCTGTATCGCAAATAAAATTATATTATTGGGGTAGAGGACCATCCGAACCTCTTATGGTTGAGTTTAGGCATAACAATGGAAGATATTCTACCTGGTTTGAGAGATTAACTCATACAGGCACTGTATGGGAACCTATAAACGAAAAGGACTCAGAAGCCTTTTATTCTGAATCCCCAAAATTAGATGCTACTCCACAATTCATTAACAGGTTAGATAAAGTAAGCTGCACAATTAACCGCGCTGTGAACATTGATATATCCAAGAAGGATGTTAAGTACTGCCATAATAAATGCTTGAACAAAAGGATATACTCTAAGAGAGTCAATAGTGAAATTCCTAACTATATAATTTACGAACACACTTCTGCAATTAATGGTCAGGATAGATTCATGATATCTTCGATATACAACGATACTACGAAACAAGATATTGGTAATCTAGGTCTAAATCTGTATGATGTAGAAAAGTTAACAGTATTTTTTCCAACATGTAACGAAAGAGTCCCTATTGTGATACGTATTGAACATATGGTAGGACCtagaaaagaagagaaatgGCTTGAAAGAATATCTAACGATAGCTGGAGAGATGTCACTAGAGACTTTAAAGGGAAAGCTGATGATATAACGGCGTTAAAAAATCTTCTAGAGTCCATTAAGGATACTACGCGTGTATGTAATCAACCTCACCTTCCTAGTCCACAGTATATAAATCCTAGACTAGGAACAGCACTCACTTTGGATAATGAAACTATTGATGTTAGGCTGAAAAATGATATTGGAGGTGATGAACTAGATTTTGGAGATGAGGAATATTACGAAGTAAGCAACGAAGATAAATTGGAGATTCCCACACTTTCAGCTCTAAAAAGTCCTCCGAATGGAATAACCATTAACGTTAAGAAAAAACCAAGCGGTGGAGATAGTGGAACATACATTCTTCCAGATGGACAAGTTGTTAAGTTGGAAAAGTCTGAGGATCCCAAAGGTTCTGGCTTCTGGAAGTTTACACATACCAAGAATGGTGAAAAGTCGTTTAAAGTTGATAAAGTGGAGTATGATAACAAAATTATAGATACTTCTAAATTACCGATTTTGGACAACAAGATTGAGTATCTATCGGTATGGTACTGGAGACACAACGGAATGTTGAATCCCCTTCTTATAGAAGTTATGATAGAAAACGGAGAATACATACATATTAAAAACCTTGGAGATAACAATTGGGTTAAACATACCAGAGATCGTTCTGAGGAAAAAAGTCAATTTCAAGGTGAGTCCCTCGAGAAGGAACTAGATGACCTAAACTGTAAACATAATGACGCTGTAACCTTAGATCTGTCTCACAAGAAATCTGAAGGACTTTCTAAGAAATATTCCAGTagtgaaaatgataatagATATTGTTGTCTTTATCATAATGGTCCTAGTTCTAAGAGGGTATCCGTTAAGGAACAACGAGTTTATTGTACACAAAATAATCACCACCCGATTCCCGTTCCCTACTTCAAACATGATGTTAGTAATGTTGATAAAGTTAGACTTGCAAAGATTAAGTACTACTTAAATGGTGCCAACAATACTGATAGGAAGAGAGTAACTTTAAGTGAATATCCATTTCCCATAGATGGTCCACTTACCGTCTCTGTATTCTATTGCAAAGATAAGGATCCAGTTCTAATTTATTTGGActataatggtaaaaaggATGCTAAGGGTTGGTACAAGAAAGATACTCTTAATGGTGACGATGTTCCATGGATTAAAGTCACTAATGAGCTTTCCGGTAAAAGCCcagatgatataaaaaacTGTAGTGACGAGAGATTTAAAGCACTTGTGAAGGAACTAAGTTCGTTCGGATGTAAATATGGACAGTGTCCTGAATTTACTAAATCCTCACTTCCGGAAAGTGTTGGCGGACCCAGTGCTACTGTACATGAACCTCATGCTGTTAATGACGATAAGTCTGGAGGATACCTTGGTGAAGGATATCTAAAAACATTAGTAAACCTTGGAATAATGGGATCAGTTGTGGCCAGTGCAGTTGGTACAGAGACCTTAAGGACAACTCTTGGACTGGCTAAAGAGGTTATTGATGCTCTTCCTACTACTGATATTCATACCGGTCAACATGAACAATCTCCTGAGTCATCTGATAACCAATCTCATGCTCATGAAGATATAGATACTAAAGATGTCCCTGGTGGAAAGTTTCAGACTAGTAGTACAATAAGTAACAACTATGATTGGTTACCACACTGGAATTCTTTAACTAAAAGATTGTCTGGAAGTCTGCTCCCTAGTCAAATAATAAAATCTCAGGATTCTAGTAAAGCTAATCATGAGTCTGCATCTCCTGATCCTCAACTTGATACTATCCCATCTGTCCAAAATACTCCATCTGGAAGTGTGGGAGGGCAAAGTCCTGCTctttctggagatggtgATAGAGGAGCTGATGGAGGTACTACTGGTGAAGTTCCTCATGCTGAATCTGGAGGTAGAGGATCAGACTCTACTGCTCAAGGAGGAGCTGGTACTAGTGATAGTGAAAAAGGTGACCCTGGTAAACCAGCTGAAAAGGTTGAAGTTGCTGGTGTTGCTAAATCTACTGAAAATCCTCAAACTTCTAGCTCATCTAACCAAGGTTCTCATCCCGAAGAACCTCCTAAAGAACTTGCTACTGATCAAGGACGTGCCGAAACTCTTGCTACTTCTGGAGCTGACACTGCTACTCCTACTCAACAAACTACTCCTTCTGCTAATCCCGCTGATAAAGAAGCTCAACCTGGTCAAGTTTCTGCTCCTAAAGCTGGTACTGCTCCTAAAAAACCTGAATCTCTTGTTGCTACTACTGGCGGTGTCCTTGTTGGATATATCATACCTTctgtttttggtggatcCGGTGCAGCTGGTCTCGCTGGGTGGAAACTgtataatcgctataaaggagacccttgggttcGACAGatatga
- a CDS encoding hypothetical protein (encoded by transcript BEWA_048510A), protein MFGKGVTIDIGYSHHPLNPAEIVEYTYSYGGSSSDDVIVTETKNKSRYPGYIKCEHKPNNANTIGAIKYKDDDLTFENADISKYKNVTVYFWEWDFVYANPLLVKLGNGKYYATNDNKIWRDSTAFLRHGLIGFLDGMNCTLNKAHKIDILQRKQYKCLSTTCPVKIEVNPHGKVDNSEKYVQTIPEEPNGFRIGSITHGKKRLSNVDIPHELLESLSVFYHPGHTYLPVPLILEFEKSGSDVNYEYFNRSGTGWERTSIKLSQQDSQLPPDTRGQSSDKGVKEESKQYKDSKKVDKQEKENPPLVAQSPVSGREQVPGTEAGSRHGGGTHDTASVSGPKKVEPPVGGGKVSEGKGDEDQAEVKKAESNKNVEDSSGEQDVGSGLQEQGGIPSTKREAEHGAGNDGKTGPQGPAGGNNNESTPIHTQEGGSSDTTELPKILEDLITKYLPSNASEIAGGVFGGLVTVGTVGVTVWKWSSIMSFLITRL, encoded by the coding sequence ATGTTTGGTAAGGGTGTTACTATTGACATTGGATACAGTCATCATCCACTAAATCCAGCTGAGATAGTTGAATACACATATAGCTACGGTGGTTCCTCAAGTGATGATGTAATTGTTACTGAGACTAAGAATAAGAGCAGATATCCAGGATATATAAAATGTGAACACAAGCCAAACAATGCTAACACAATTGGGGCCATAAagtataaagatgatgacCTTACCTTTGAAAATGCCGATatctcaaaatacaaaaatgtaaCTGTTTATTTTTGGGAATGGGATTTCGTCTACGCTAATCCCCTGCTTGTTAAACTAGGAAATGGTAAATATTATGCCACCAATGACAACAAAATTTGGCGTGACTCCACTGCCTTTTTAAGACACGGTCTTATAGGCTTTCTTGATGGCATGAATTGTACACTGAATAAAGCTCATAAGATAGATATATTACAAAGGAAGCAATATAAGTGCCTATCAACCACATGCCCTGTTAAAATTGAAGTAAATCCACATGGTAAAGTGGACAATTCCGAAAAATATGTCCAAACCATACCTGAAGAACCCAATGGATTTAGGATTGGAAGTATTACTCATGGAAAAAAGAGACTCAGCAACGTCGACATTCCTCATGAACTTCTGGAAAGCTTATCAGTATTCTACCATCCTGGGCATACCTACTTACCAGTTCCACTAATACtagaatttgaaaaatctGGTTCTGATGTAAACTATGAATACTTCAATAGAAGTGGTACTGGATGGGAAAGAACCTCTATTAAACTTTCTCAACAAGATAGTCAACTTCCGCCAGATACTAGAGGACAAAGCTCCGATAAAGGTGTTAAAGAAGAATCCAAACAATACAAGGATAGTAAAAAAGTGGACAAACAAGAGAAAGAAAATCCTCCTCTAGTCGCTCAATCTCCTGTAAGTGGTAGAGAACAAGTCCCTGGTACTGAAGCTGGTAGTAGACATGGTGGAGGTACTCACGATACTGCTTCTGTATCTGGTCCTAAAAAGGTTGAACCTCCTGTTGGTGGTGGAAAAGTTTCAGAAGGTAAAGGTGATGAAGACCAAGCTGAGGTTAAAAAGGCAGAATCTAATAAAAACGTTGAAGATTCATCTGGAGAACAAGACGTTGGCTCTGGACTTCAAGAACAGGGTGGTATTCCTAGCACTAAAAGAGAGGCTGAACATGGAGCTGGTAACGATGGTAAAACTGGACCTCAAGGACCTGCTGGTGGTAATAATAATGAATCGACGCCAATACATACTCAAGAAGGGGGATCCAGTGATACGACAGAACTGCCTAAGATACTGGAGGACTTGATTACTAAATATCTTCCATCCAATGCGAGTGAAATAGCTGGTGGTGTTTTTGGAGGTTTAGTCACTGTAGGAACCGTAGGTGTTACTGTCTGGAAATGGTCTTCTATAATGTCATTTCTAATCACTCGCTTGTAG
- a CDS encoding hexose transporter, putative (encoded by transcript BEWA_048520A), producing the protein MGWVVRPQFMVGMAIASLAALSFGFATANLNICKDFIIVDMGWCKGEGVIYDCPRSRILAGVANGSVFAGAALGSIIMNFVSHYGRRINIIAISWLYILGSTLAATAFQFTTLVIGRLTCGIAIGLSGVVPMFITEICPSESRGFFGIFYPAFITFGQFASCAFQLLHGRVVCADGEPQNVFHLLFQDKFLWRFCQMFPAIFSVISLILLYFFFTTDTPYELVERGKTEEAKAVIEKLHGMLRTDEIYEEIDKDQEIAKATPNIPFMHAINNKTYRRAIINGIILAIFQHLTGIAILTSNTAKIFLLMLGRTYTAVVLSCSITLLNVIVTIALFPFIEKFGRKTFLVTSICIFTTFSTITTFSKFIGGDEDWVKWVSVGGSVGFVIGFSMGMGGVFWLYVSEMYGSEYKNGAYSMTVLANWTTASLVLTASEPLLSYSESLVNFMIFAFSVMNLFHVVFFIKETKGVPLGKAYN; encoded by the coding sequence ATGGGTTGGGTTGTACGGCCGCAGTTTATGGTCGGAATGGCTATTGCCTCTCTGGCTGCCCTGAGTTTCGGGTTCGCCACAGCGAATTTGAACATTTGCAAGGACTTTATAATCGTTGACATGGGTTGGTGTAAGGGTGAAGGCGTGATATATGACTGTCCAAGGTCCAGGATTCTCGCAGGTGTTGCCAACGGGTCGGTCTTTGCTGGAGCAGCTTTGGGGTCAATTATCATGAACTTTGTCTCTCACTACGGACGCAGAATAAACATTATCGCGATATCTTGGCTTTACATTCTTGGCTCTACCCTAGCTGCCACGGCTTTTCAGTTTACTACTCTCGTAATCGGTCGTCTGACATGTGGCATTGCCATTGGTTTGTCTGGCGTAGTTCCAATGTTTATTACTGAGATTTGTCCCTCAGAGTCTAGAGGGTTCTTTGGCATCTTTTACCCTGCATTCATTACGTTTGGGCAATTTGCATCCTGCGCATTTCAGCTCTTGCACGGACGTGTTGTCTGTGCCGACGGGGAGCCGCAAAACGTCTTCCACCTCCTCTTCCAGGATAAATTCTTGTGGCGTTTCTGCCAAATGTTCCCTGCGATATTCTCTGTCATTAGTCTCATCCTCCTCTACTTTTTCTTTACCACCGACACTCCGTACGAACTCGTTGAAAGGGGAAAGACTGAAGAGGCAAAGGCAGTCATTGAGAAGCTCCACGGTATGCTCAGAACAGATGAGATCTACGAAGAGATTGATAAGGATCAGGAGATCGCCAAGGCTACTCCAAACATTCCATTCATGCATGCAATTAATAACAAGACCTACAGGAGGGCCATCATTAATGGTATCATCCTTGCCATCTTTCAGCACCTTACTGGCATTGCAATTTTGACATCAAATACAGCAAAGATATTCCTACTCATGCTCGGTCGTACCTATACGGCTGTAGTCCTCTCTTGCAGCATTACACTCCTCAACGTTATAGTTACAATCGCTCTATTCCCCTTTATCGAAAAGTTTGGAAGAAAGACGTTTTTGGTGACTAGTATCTGCATCTTCACGACATTCTCTACCATtacaaccttttcaaaatttatcGGAGGAGACGAGGACTGGGTTAAATGGGTCTCAGTGGGTGGAAGTGTCGGCTTTGTAATCGGTTTCTCCATGGGTATGGGAGGAGTTTTCTGGCTATATGTATCGGAAATGTATGGCTCAgagtacaagaatggagcTTATTCCATGACTGTGCTGGCCAACTGGACTACAGCCTCATTAGTTCTAACGGCATCTGAACCACTCTTGTCTTACTCTGAAAGTCTCGTGAACTTTATGATCTTTGCCTTCTCCGTCATGAACCTCTTTCACGTTgtctttttcatcaaagaGACCAAGGGAGTCCCACTGGGCAAAGCCTACAACTAG
- a CDS encoding signal peptide containing protein (encoded by transcript BEWA_048530A), with the protein MKVLALLWTVCLVRFCSAGCCGCFGGGKSKSKSKTRTSDDDNEPQVTTKPSTPATLDLANPDTSKLDMHTETESGVSLKTYSPKGGNHVSSVVDADKELWKASGDEKCLLAEYYAKGKVELLFLEVENGGKLSTRYFEKVDGAWKEIAEKDFDEKAKTMIGESGKDSTLDIIHPSRLLCKSFDYSFSSNAVQLIVSNKGLSISKLVDGSEDIYTPSSEETLDHTKLYLNRDNEPELILVVTTSSGTSKETYLELKDGKWTVCNNSEERMKGLRTSAEWISNFDMDLSLANSTTECSIFEAVLFGITTRHFYPKPGHLVIGVKDGDKELWKSAASTVSTNYASRVNARGYYCLSCLIYKGSVELLETVVVENNSRGKKHFEKTANGTWKSIGYNDFDKKLKNIKNGVTNPSTPSSK; encoded by the coding sequence ATGAAGGTTCTGGCTCTACTGTGGACGGTATGTTTGGTAAGGTTTTGTAGCGCTGGATGTTGTGGTTGTTTTGGAGGAGGTAAGAGCAAGAGCAAGAGTAAGACCAGGACCAGTGATGACGATAATGAACCTCAAGTTACCACCAAACCATCAACACCTGCTACTCTAGATCTCGCCAATCCAGATACCTCAAAGTTAGATATGCATACAGAAACAGAATCCGGAGTATCACTAAAGACTTATTCTCCGAAAGGTGGTAACCATGTCTCCTCTGTTGTTGATGCTGATAAGGAGTTATGGAAggcttctggagatgaaaagtgtCTGTTAGCTGAGTATTACGCTAAGGGTAAAGTAGAACTTCTCTTTCTGGAAGTTGAGAATGGTGGGAAACTCTCTACGAGATATTTCGAGAAAGTAGATGGAGCATGGAAAGAAATTGCTGAGAAAGATTTTGATGAGAAGGCAAAGACAATGATTGGAGAGTCTGGAAAAGATAGTACTCTGGACATTATTCATCCAAGCAGATTGTTGTGTAAGTCCTTCGACTATTCCTTTTCAAGTAATGCTGTTCAACTCATTGTCTCCAATAAAGGTCTTTCTATATCTAAACTAGTAGATGGCAGTGAAGATATCTACACCCCTTCATCCGAGGAGACACTTGATCATACTAAACTCTACCTCAACAGAGATAATGAACCAGAACTCATTCTTGTAGTAACTACTTCATCTGGTACTTCTAAGGAAACTTATCTTGAACTTaaggatggtaaatggaCAGTCTGCAATAATAGTGAGGAGAGGATGAAGGGTTTAAGAACCTCTGCAGAATGGATCTCAAATTTTGACATGGATCTCTCCTTGGCCAATAGTACTACAGAATGTAGCATCTTTGAAGCTGTTCTCTTTGGGATTACCACTAGACACTTTTATCCAAAACCCGGTCATCTTGTAATTGgagtaaaggatggagataaGGAACTGTGGAAATCCGCAGCTTCCACAGTTTCTACAAATTATGCATCAAGGGTTAATGCACGCGGTTACTATTGTCTTTCTTGCCTTATTTACAAGGGGAGTGTAGAGTTACTTGAGACAGTGGTTGTGGAGAATAATTCAAGGGGAAAGAAGCACTTTGAGAAAACTGCTAATGGAACATGGAAGAGTATTGGCTATAATGATTTCGAcaagaagctaaagaaTATCAAGAATGGTGTGACTAATCCATCGACTCCATCTTCTAAGTAG
- a CDS encoding signal peptide containing protein (encoded by transcript BEWA_048540A), producing MNILLLLIPTCLILSSNNAALPKHCVRKTPVHFDFCAQLPDKIEVRPSAEFIGCLYYTIKEEHERGYRIGNISDRGIIISEDSCYTIRKHVFLVITESGRYIEVDRSRKDRNGKVVKTIEEFYKGNGDFTYYEVDRDPVKFNLLRPRFTQLLDEFVICTGVVKYYIKESLVNGLIIGIVKYGDFILDANVEGVIYKYVIVDRNINNITVTSYMQNATRIDKIFGYVGGMEPFVLLHEFVFDIFLSR from the coding sequence ATGAACATTTTACTCTTGTTAATACCGACATGTCTTATTTTGTCCTCCAATAATGCAGCACTTCCTAAGCACTGTGTTAGAAAGACACCTGTCCattttgatttttgtgCACAACTTCCAGACAAGATTGAGGTGCGACCCTCGGCTGAGTTTATAGGTTGTCTCTATTACACCATAAAAGAAGAACATGAAAGAGGGTATAGAATAGGAAATATCAGTGATCGCGGCATTATCATTTCCGAGGACAGTTGCTATACCATACGCAAACACGTGTTCCTCGTGATTACAGAATCTGGAAGATACATTGAAGTAGACAGGTCACGCAAAGATCGCAATGGGAAGGTTGTAAAGACcattgaggaattttaCAAGGGAAATGGCGACTTTACCTACTACGAGGTGGATCGGGACCCCGTAAAGTTTAATTTGCTTAGACCGCGATTCACCCAATTGCTAGACGAATTTGTCATTTGCACTGGAGTTGTAAAGTATTATATAAAAGAGAGCCTTGTAAATGGGCTCATTATTGGCATTGTAAAATACGGCGACTTTATCCTGGATGCCAATGTGGAAGGCGTGATTTACAAGTATGTCATCGTTGATAGGAATATAAACAACATAACGGTGACCTCATACATGCAGAATGCAACTAGAAttgacaaaatttttggatacGTGGGAGGAATGGAACCATTTGTACTGTTACATGAATTTGTATTTGATATCTTCTTGTCCAGATGA